One stretch of Magnetococcales bacterium DNA includes these proteins:
- a CDS encoding O-antigen ligase family protein — protein sequence MSIATQSSSHQYYVLSYFRGILGSPNSLGHDAFIGCLLYLHGSLTEPRPILQKLNSAMAAVAIVVVFMTSARSSFMALLVGMLLLFFFYRSKFRNKIAIPILLGLLVLAISPEESLAYIRNFIVKHTPADEGLSNILVSRKPLWEAYMDGFLERPWFGWGFGAMKGMEGSWNFELTSLGVMKRDGVNDVLFLLEGCGIVGLISYLSLLYLVLSYRPTAKVTRFLVLFRKPPVEIGRQKYHHGHAIAYCVSVAMLCLFQLDDTAFSGGSFIPVLCWLHVAVAGVLKNGESLHQRRLARSAVASG from the coding sequence ATGTCTATTGCCACTCAAAGCTCCTCGCATCAATACTACGTCCTCTCCTATTTTCGCGGCATTCTGGGCAGTCCGAACTCGTTGGGTCACGATGCCTTCATCGGCTGCCTGCTCTATCTGCATGGTTCTCTGACCGAACCCCGGCCAATCCTGCAAAAACTCAACTCGGCCATGGCTGCCGTGGCCATCGTGGTGGTCTTCATGACCAGTGCCCGCAGCTCCTTCATGGCGTTGCTGGTTGGCATGCTGCTGCTGTTTTTCTTCTATCGCAGCAAGTTTCGCAATAAAATCGCCATTCCGATACTGCTGGGTCTGCTGGTGCTGGCGATCTCTCCGGAGGAGTCGCTCGCCTATATTCGTAATTTTATCGTCAAACATACCCCTGCCGATGAGGGGCTGTCCAACATCCTCGTATCCCGGAAACCGCTCTGGGAGGCTTATATGGACGGTTTTCTCGAAAGACCCTGGTTTGGTTGGGGCTTTGGAGCGATGAAGGGAATGGAGGGTAGTTGGAACTTCGAATTGACCTCCTTGGGGGTGATGAAACGGGATGGGGTCAACGATGTTCTCTTCCTTCTCGAAGGGTGCGGCATCGTTGGCCTGATCTCCTATCTGTCTCTGTTGTATCTGGTCTTGAGCTATCGCCCGACGGCCAAGGTTACCCGTTTTCTGGTGTTGTTCAGGAAGCCTCCGGTCGAGATCGGGCGACAAAAATACCATCACGGTCACGCCATCGCCTATTGCGTATCCGTGGCCATGTTGTGCCTGTTTCAATTGGATGATACCGCCTTTTCGGGGGGAAGTTTCATCCCGGTTCTGTGCTGGCTGCATGTGGCGGTTGCCGGTGTCTTGAAGAATGGCGAGTCGCTCCATCAGCGCCGTCTGGCGAGAAGCGCCGTGGCCTCCGGCTGA